AAGTGTGAAAACTTGAAGTTGGAGACCATTTGAATCATCACCAACTGGTTTAGGAACTTCTGTTAAAATTGTTTCAAATAGAGGAGTTAAGTTTTCATTTGCATCTTCTAAAGCAAGTTTTGCATAACCATCTCTTGCTGCTGCATATACAACTGGAAACTCTAGTTGTGATTCACTTGCACCCATTTGATCAAAAAGGTCAAATACTTCATCAACAACTCTATCTGGATCTCCACCTGGTTTATCAATTTTGTTAATAACAACAATTGGTCTATGTCCTAGTTGAAGTGCTTTTTTAACAACAAACTTAGTTTGTGGCATAACACCTTCTTGTGCATCAACAAGTAATAAAACAGAATCAACCATTTTTAAAACCCTCTCAACTTCACCACCAAAATCGGCGTGTCCTGGAGTGTCAATAATGTTAATTCTTACATCCTTATAGTCAATAGCTGTATTTTTAGAAAGGATTGTAATACCTCTTTCTTTTTCAATAGCATTACTATCCATAACTCTTTCATCTACATGCGTATGGGCTGCGAAAGTTCCTGATTGTTTTAACAACTCATCAACTAATGTTGTTTTACCGTGGTCAACGTGTGCGATTACGGCAATATTTCTTATGTCTCTCATATATTCTCTTTAGATATTAATTTTCGCGATTATACTAAAAAAATGCTTAAGTTTTATCATTTTGAGTAATATAAAATGAATTTATTTTTTTTATTTGTCAAAAGGGTAAAATATATTTTACCTTTTTACATAAAAATAAGATTCTTTTTGTTAAGATGCGTCTCAGATTTGTGGCACAAATAGATATGATTTTTCTCGTTCATATCACTCTTCAATAACTTAATTCTTTTACTCTTTAAAAGAAACTTTCAAAATAAAATATATTGTTAAGGAGACTTTGCATGGATTATTTCAAGCAATTTAAACAAAAGTACATGGTAGCTTTTTGGCGTCCATTACCAGCTGTAATAGCTTTAGGAGTTTTAGCAGCTTATTATTTCGGTATTACAGGTACTTATTGGGCTGTTACTGGTGAATTTACAAGATGGGGTGGTCACATCTTACAACTTTTTGGTAGACCTTAGTTCTTGGGGTTATTATAAAATCATGGGTATGCAAGGAAATAGTTTCACCCGTGTTGATGGTGTTATGATTATAGGAATGTTTGCAGGTTGTATTGCAGCAGCATTTTGGGGTAATAATGTAAAACTTAGAATGCCTGCAAGTAAAATTAGAATCTTTCAAGCCCTTTTTGGTGGTATTATCGCAGGATTTGGAGCAAGACTTGGTATGGGTTGTAACTTGGCAAGCCTTTTTACTGGTATTCCACAATTTTCACTACATGCTTGGTTATTTACTCTTGCTATGATTGTAGGTGTTTATATAGGTGCTAGAGTAACTTTATTGCCTTTTTTTCAATCTAAAATGAAAATGCAAAAAGTCTCTTGTTCTACTACTTTAAATACCGATACTAAAAATGTAAAATCACTTTTTACAATTGGTACTCTTGTTTTTATTGCTATGATTATTTGGGCATTATATTTAATTTTTATTCAACAAACTACTAAATTAGGTATTGCGATGTTATTTGGTGCTGGATTTGGTCTTTTAATTGCAAAAGCTCAAATTTGTTTTACATCTGCTTTTAGAGATATTTTCACAACAGGAAGAAGTCAAATGGCAGTTGCTATTATTATTGGGATGGCAGTATCTACTATTGGGGTATTTAGTTATATTATGATTGGTGTTCCACCAAAAATTATGTGGGCAGGACCAAATGCACTTATTGGTGGTTTACTTTTTGGATTTGGAATTGTACTAGCAGGTGGTTGTGAGTGTGGTTGGATGTATAGAGCTGTTGAAGGTCAGGTGCATTTTTGGATAGTTGGAATTGGTAATGTTATTGGCTCAACGCTACTTGCATACATGTGGGACAGTTTCTCTTTATCTTTAGCAACAAGCTGGCCAAAAATCAATTTACTTCAATCTTTTGGAAATTATGGTGGATTATTTATGAACTATATTTTCCTATTTTTACTATTTCTATTAGTCCTAAAATTAGAAAGAAACTACAGAACAACATTAAAAGAAAAGGTAACAAAATGATAAAAAAAGATATTATTCCAGACTATCGAATTGATATGCAAGGTGAACCTTGCCCTTATCCTGCTGTTAAAACTCTTGAAGCAATGAAAGAATTGAAAGAAGGAGAAATTTTGGAGATAATAAGTGATTGTCCTCAAAGTATTCATAATATTCCCCAAGATGCAAAAAATCATGGTTATAAAGTTTTAAGTGTAGATAGTAGTGGACCAACAATCCAATACATTATTCAAAAATAAATAACTAAATTAAATCTAAGTAATTTTTGGATATAACGTTCTTCTATTTAGAAAAAAACAAAAAAATAATAATATTGGCTATAAATAATTAGCCAATGTTAAAGTCGCCAAAAACTATTAAAAAATTTATTTTTTTCTAATAATTTTGTTAAAATACTATAATACAATAAGAAAAGAGAAAAGATGGATTTTAATACTATTTTACAAGAGATTCAAGAAGAGATTCAAAAGTACTTTACAAAAGGGAAATTAGCAAATTACATTCCTATGTTAACCCAAGCCAATGAGAGTGATTTTGCTATGAGTATAATAACCCTTGATAATGAAGAGCACCATATTGGGTGTAGTGATAAAAAGTTTTCTATTCAAAGTATTTCAAAAGTTTTTACTTTTACCCTAGCCCTAGAGTACTATAGCAAAGAGTTATATAAAAGAGTTGGACATGAACCATCTGGAAATCCTTTTAATTCATTGGTTCAATTGGAATACGAAAGTGGAACTCCACGAAATCCATTTATAAATGCAGGTGCGATTGTCACAACTGATTGTTTGACCTCAATTTACAAAAATAATGCCTTTGATGAAATTTTAGCTTTTATGAAAAAAGTTTCACATGAAGAAAATATCACTTATGATGAAGATATTTTTATCTCTGAATTAGGACATGGTTTTCATAACTTTGCACTTATAAATCTAATGAAAAGTTATCAAAATATCAAAAATCCCATAGATGATGTGATTCAAACATATTTTAAACAATGTTCAATCATGATGAATACAAAACAACTTGCCCACTCTATGTTATTTTTAGCAAACCATGGAAAAGATCCCTTTACAAAAGAACAAATTATAAATGAATCAAAAGCAAAAAGAATAAACTCACTAATGCTAACTTGTGGACACTATGATGCAAGTGGTGATTTTGCCTACAGAGTTGGACTTCCTGGTAAAAGTGGTGTAGGAGGAGGAATAGTTGCAGTTGTTCCAAAGAAGATGGCAATATGTGTTTACTCACCAAAACTAAATGTACATGGAAACTCACTAATTGGTACAAAAGCCTTAGAACTTTTTACTACTAAAACAGGGCTTTCAATTTTTTAAATAACTATTTTAAAAGACAAGCCCTCATTTTTATTTTCTGCTGTTATTTGACCATTTAGCTTTTGAGAAACTATCTCTTTAGCTAAATACAAACCTATTCCAGTAGAAGAGCTCTCAGAGAAATCTTTTTGAAAAATTCTTTTTATGATAAAATCGCTTACCCCACCTGCATTATCTTCAAACAAAATTATAGTTTTGTTTTTTGTTTTTTCTACTAAGAGATAGATAAGAGGTTTTTTAATTTTCCTTTGTTCAAAAATCTTAAAAGAATTTTCAAATAAAATCATAATAATATTTAAAAAATAGTTTTTTTCTATTTTCACTTTTAAATTATCATCACATTTGAACCTTATATCTATGAATTTTTTACTAAATTCACTATCTATAAGCTTTATAACATCACTTATTTCATCTTTTATTTTTATTTCTTCAATATTATTTTCATCTTTGTAAAAATTTAATTGACTAAGAGCTGTCTCTTTAAGATAATTTGTGCTTTGTTTTATATTTTTAAGATTATCTTTTATAATCATATTTAAAGTAGGATCTCTGAACTCTTGGGCTATTTCTATGTGATTAACACTATTATAAATACTATTAATAGGAGTTTTCCATTGGTGAGAGATATTTACCATAGTTTGACCTAATAAAGAGAGCTTAGAATACTCATTTAAAAGTTCGGTATTCTTTTCATGTTCTCTTCTTAATCTATATGTTGAATGTATCAAGGCAAATCCTAAGAATAAATCTTGCCCGATAGTTCCTATTGCAAAAAAGTAATAAAATAAACTTTCAAATTTTAAATACCCAAAAAAAACTAAAATAAATACACTTATAAAAATAAAAAATATTCCATTTGAGAAAAAGTAAAAGATAGAGCCCTCTTTTTTTAATATCAATAATCTAATTGAAAATATTAAAAGAGTTAGCATTATTAAAAAAACAAATAAACCAGTAAATTTTGTAGTAAAAAGAATATCATTATACAAAGGATAAAATATTTGTATAAAAGCAATAAATCCAAGTAAAGCTACCAAAACTTTAATAATAATCTTACTCATTTTAAATTCATCTTTTTTAATTTTAAAAAAATATAAAGGAAATAAGCCTAAAAATACCATCGCTAAAGCAGATCCTGAAAAGCCAAAAATAGTATTCAAATAAATTGGAATACCAAATTGATAAAAAAACCCTGATATTGTAAATTGATAAATTATACTAAAGATAGTAAAGAAAGCATAGAGAACATAAGATTTATTTTTCAAAAGAAAAAAAAGTATTAAAGAAAGAATAGTTGTCACACTAAAAAAACCAAAACAATAAAAATATATCAAACTTTGTTCATGATAATAACTATTAAAATCTTCAACACTTTGTATATGCCACTTTATATCCATTGGGCTATAAGTCTTTTGTTTAATATACACCTGTGCTTTTTCATTAACTTGGAGAGTCAAATCAAAATAAGGAACTCGAAAGTGATTATCTCGAATATTATGTACTCTAAAATCTCCTAATTTATATCTCTTTTCTATTTGATTATTTTTTAAGATATATACATCTATTAAATCAATTCCTGCTGTTCTATTATATATCCTTTTCTTAAATATTGACTTTGTATTATTATAAAAATCAAGTTTAATCCATACTACATCTTTGGTAGCACCTAAACTATATTTTTTTATTGGAGAAAAGACTTTATCTTTTTTAATAATTTCTTTTATGTCTAAAGATTTGTTTTTATCAATAAAATATTTTTCATCGACAAGAACTCCTTTAGCAAAAAGCGAAGAGATAAAAATAATAAGTAATATAAAAAATTTCACTTTATTTTTTCACCATATATCCTATATCTTTTATGTTTTCTATAAATTTAATCGGTAGTTTTTTATTTATTTTATAAATTAAAGATATCAATGATTTTTGATTTTGAGAATCTAAAATATTCAATAATTCATCATAATTAACAACTTGATTTACTCTTTTTAGAAGATGCTCTATAATTTTTATCTCATAAGAGGTAAGTTTGTATTCTCTTCCTTCCTCAAAGATTATTTTTTTTGCTCTATCATAATAACAAGTTTGCGAAATCTGATATTTTAATAAACTCTTCTTTTCAATGTTATTTACAAATCTATTTAAAACATTTTTTAATATATCTAACTCATAAGGTTTAATAATATAGTCTAAAAGATTTAATGAAATAGCATTTTTAAGTTTAATCTTATCATCATATGAGCTCATTATAAATGCAGATACTTCATCATCAGTCTCTCTAATTTTTGACAAAAATTCATATCCATTCATAATAGGCATATCATAATCTACTATTAATAAATGACATTCATTTTTAAAATAAGTTTCTAAGGCTTCTTTTCCATTATTTGATATAAATACATTTTTAAAATAGTATTGCAATATTTTTTTTAGACTTTCACAAGCTTTTATATCGTCATCAACATATAAAACATTTAGTTCTTTTAAAATACTTAAGTTATTCATCTAAAAATTTTACCATCTTAAAACTAATTTTAACTCAACAAAAAAATTTAATGCTCTATTTATTGATTTTGTGTTGATTTTGTCATGATAAAATGTTAAAAATATTTTATTAAGGAAAATATATGAAAAGATTAATAGACTTTAGCTCAAGGTTTAGAATCCTAAAAGGTGGAAAGATAAGCATGGTAGTATCAGCTCTATTAGCTAGTACTACTATCTCTTATGCCTCTCCTAGTGGTGGAGTAGTTACAAGTGGAACTGCAAATATCTCTCAAAGTGGAAATACCACAAACATAAACCAATCTACTCATAAAGCAACTATTAATTGGAACAAATTTAACATTTCTAAAAATGAAACAGTAAACTTCAATCAACCAAATGCAAGTTCAATTACATTAAACAGAGTAATAGGAAATGAAAGAAGTGTTATCAATGGAGCACTTAATGCCAATGGTCAAGTTTGGATATTAAACTCAAATGGAGTTTTATTTGGTAAAAATGCTAGTATTAATACAGCTGGTTTATTAGCAACTACAGCCAAACTCTCTGATAATGATTTTAATATAGGAAACTATAACTTTAAAAACACATCTACAAACTCAGTTATAAACTTAGGAACAATAAATATCTCAAATGAAGCCTATGCAATATTAGCTGGAAAAGAAGTAACAAATGAAGGAAGTATAAAAGCAGTAAAAGGAAAAATACATTTAGTAGGAGCAGATGAATATTCTATAAACCTAAATGGTAATTCTTTATTAAACCTAACAGTAAAAAAAGGTATTTTAGATTCTATAGTAAAAAACAGTGGTTCTATAAAAGCAGATGCAGGAGAAATATATCTTACTACAAATGCCGTTAATGAATTACTAAAAGGCGTTGTTAATAATACAGGAGTTATTGAAGCTAATTCAATGGGTGAATTAACTGGTAAGGTTGAACTCTTTGCCCATGGTGGTGAAGCTCAAGTTGGTGGAAGTATTAGTGCTACTGATGGGTTTGTGGAAACTTCGGGGAAAGATTTTACTTTTGATGGTGCAAATATTATTACAAGTAATTGGCTTATTGACCCTGTTGATATTACTATTGATGCTGCCCTTGCAACAGCAATACAAAATGCTTTAGATACAGCAGATGTAACTATAACTACTGATGGAAGTAATACTCCTGATACAAGTAATACAGGAACAAATAGTGAAAGTGCAGGAGAGGGGGATATTACTGTTAATAGTGACATTACTTGGAGCAGTGCTAAGACATTAACACTTAGTGCAGCAAATAACATTAATGTAAATAATAACATTAAAAGCAGTAGCACAGATAATGGAGCAGGAGTTATTTTCTTATTTGGACAGAAAAGTGCAAATGGTGATACAAACACATATTCTATTAAAGATGGAGTAGCAGTAAATGCAAAATCAGTTCAATGGAGAAAAGGGAGTGATAAAACCAGCTTAAGATATGCTATTGTAGATGGAGCTGTTTTTCTTGGTAATAATTATATTGAACTAGGGATTAATAAAAATGGTGGTTTTGGAACAGTGGATAGTACAGGTACTAAAGCAATTCCAACTCCAAGCTTATTTTTTGGTCGACAAGCGGGTAATGGAATTGGAATGGTAGGAGATGCTGATGGATTTAATTCAGGCAAAGACTTAAGAATAGATTATTTTTTACCAGGCACTCCTTATGAAGGATTTAGTGTAAGTTATGATGGAAAAAGTGAACAAAAATGGAATTATACGGCAAATGGCACAACTACTATAGAATTATTAGGTATAGATAGTGATGGTCTTATTCAAGCAAAGACAACAAGTAAGCTTGGTGATTTAGAAATTGAACAAACTATTTCACTAGATTTAGATAGTCGAAAATTTAATAATAAAGTTTCTCTTTCAAATACTGGAACTTCAGATATAAGTAATGTTGTATTTACAAGAAGTGTTGACCCAGATAATACTCAAGATATGGGTGGTGACTATGCTACTATAAATAAAATAGAAAAACTTATATCTGCTGGAGATTCAGTAACCGCAGTAAGTGCAACTAGTATAAAAGGTGATGCATATGAAAAAAGCGCTGGTAATCAAACAAAAATTATTTATTCTACTTCCAATTCAGCAGTAAAAGTAGGATATGGAAAAGCCTTCTTTGACGGAACTATAGCGGGTATGACATCCTCATCCAATGCACTTTCTAATGGTGATACTAAAACTGCTGACGAGGGTATAGGTCTTATTTATTCTATCCCCACATTAGTAAAGGGTACAACATCATCTTTTAATTACTTGACATACTTAACCAACCAAAATATCTTTGGAACACCAACAGCAACAGAAACACCAACAAATAACAATGAAATACAAAAGGTAATTACAACAATTAGCAATAAGAACTTAATCAAATTTGATACACCAAAGGCCTTTAACTTAAATTTAGCGTCACCTAATTCAAATGTAGCTTTAAATACTAATATTAAACCCACAACACAAGTATCCCTTTCAGAACTTAAAAAAGATAATTCAGGTGATATAAGAGTACCTTTATCTTCTAATTCAATAATAGATTTAGTAAATGGTGGAGTGAAACTTCCAGAGGGTGTTGAACAATTATTTTATGTAGAAAATGAAGCGAAATAAGGAACAATATGAAAAGAATAACTAAATTAATAATATTATCTCTAATAACAGCAAGTTCACTCTTTGCCGCAACTCCAAATATAGGAGATGCAGTAAAACAAATACAAGTCCCAAAAGAAGTAAAACAAAAAAAGACTCCTTTAGTGGAAATTGGAGGAGTAAAAAAATATGCTCCTATTATGAAAGATGATAAAAGTGGTAAAACTATATTTGTAAAGAGTTTTAAAATAGAAGGTGCTATTCATCTAAAAGAATCTACCTTACAAAATCTAATCTCTTCATATATGGGAAAAAATCTAAACTTTAACCAACTACAAGAAGTAACATCAATCGTCACAAAATATTATAGAAGTAAAAAATACTTTGTTGCACGAGCATATTTACCTGTACAAGATATAAATAAGAATAATGGAGTAATTACTATTACTATTATTGAAGGTAATTATGGAAAGTTTAATTTAAAAAACAACTCTTTAGTTAAAGATAGTATTGTTCAAGGTATGTTAGATGATGCAAAAAGGGATAATATAGTTTCTACTAATACTTTAGAGCGAGCAATGTTAATTATTAATGACACTCCAGGTGTAAAAGTAACTAGTGCTGATGTTATGCCAGGAGCTGATGTAGGAACTTCTGATTTCTCTATTACAACAGAAAAAACAAAAAGATTTGATGGATATATTTTAGCTGACAATTATGGAAGTAGATATACAGGTAAAAATAGAATCATGGCTGGGGTTAATATTAACTCACCTTTTAAAATAGGAGATAAAATATCATTAAGTGGTCTATTAAGTAATAAGACTGATTTAAAAAATGGAAGAGTAGCATATTCAGCTCCATTGATGTCAAATGGATTAAGAGGAGAACTAAGTTATTCTAAAACTACTTATGCTTTAGGAGATAAATATTCAAGTCTTGATGCAAAGGGTAATTCTACAGCTTTAGATGCTACTTTTACTTATCCAATTATACGAACAAGACTGGAGAATTTAAATGCTTCATTAAATATTGCAAAAAAGAATTTAAAAGATGAAATTAATGCTCAAGATGATACAACAAAAAAAGATGTTAAATCTTTAAGCTTAGGATTAGACTATGATAAGAGTTATTTAGCATTTAATCTTCCTTCTACTTCTAAAGTTAGTTTTAATTATACCTATGGGAAGTTAAGCTTTGATGATGCTAGTAAAGAATCTGATGATAAAGCAGGAGCTAATACAAATGGTAATTATTCTAAAATTAATTTAGATTTATCAAATAGTATTGACTTAACTAATAAGTTATCATTAAACACTTCATTAAACTTACAATATGCCCTAGCACATAAAAACCTAGATGGAAGTGAAGATTTATCTATAGGAGGAGCTTATGGGGTTAAGTTATATCCAGATAGTGAAGTAAGTGCTGAGAATGGATATGTATTTAATATAGAAGCAAAATATAGATTGCCTGATATAAATGCTTTAACAAACACTGTTGGAATCTTTTATGACAGAGGAAGAGCGTTTATGGCAAATAACAATGTAGGCTTTGAAGCTAAATCTTTACAAGATGTTGGTGTTGGATATTATGCTTCATATAAAGACTTCTTTGGTCAAGTTCAAGTTGCTTGGAATGCTAATAGTGCTCCTGTTACTAGTGAGCCTAATAGAAACAGTAGGATTTTATTTCAAGGTGGGTGGGTCTTTTAAATCCTGCCTTTGATTAAAAGAGGTTTTAAATAACTATTTTAAACGACAAGCCCTCATCTTTATTTTCTGCTGTTATTTGACCATTTAGCTTTTGAGAAACTATCTCTTTTGCTAAATATAAACCTATTCCAGAAGAAGAGCTCTCTGAGAAATCTTTTTCAAATATCTTTTCTATGAAATCTTCACTTACTCCACCTGCATTATCTTCAAAAATAATTTCAAGTTTTTTCTCTATTTCTTTTACTAAAATTCTTATTTTAGGACTTTTTATCTTTCGTCGTTCAAAAGCTTTTAGGGAGTTTTCAAATAAAATCATTAACACATTTAAAAAATAGTTTTTCTCTATTTTTATTTTTATCTTATCATTACAATCAAAACTTATCTTAATATCTTTTTTTATAAACTCCTTTTCCATAAGTCTTATTACATAGTTTATCTCTTCACAAAACTCAACTTCTTCAATATTTTTTTCTTCTTTATAAAAATGCAACTGCCCAAGAGCTGTCTCTTTTAAATAAGAAGTTGTCTCTTTTATAATTTCAAGATTATTATCAATAATTGTATCTATATTTTTATCTTTGAATTCACGGGCAGCTTCTATATAAGTGATACTGCTATAAATATTATTTATAGGTTCTTTCCACTGATGGGAAATATTTACCATAGTTTGCCCTATAAAACTAAGTTTTGAATATTCACCTAAAAGTTCAATGTTTTTCTCATTTCTTTCTCTCATTACATATACAGAATAAAGTAACCCAATGGCTAAAACCATATCTTGCCCAATGGCTCCTATTGAAATAAAGTAATATAAAAAACCTGCATATTTTAAAATACCAAAAGCGACGAGTATATACAAGCCTGCAAAAAAGAAATAAACAATATTTGCCAATAAATAAAAAATAGAACCATCTTTTTTTAAAAGAAACATTCGAATTGAAAATATCAAAATAGTAAGCATAAGTATAAAGATAATATAAACATAAAATTTACTAAAATAAAGCACATCAGGATAAATGCGATAAAAGAACTGTGTAAAAGCAAAAATAGTAAGTAAAACAATAGATATTTTTATAATAGTTTGTGTAATTTTAAATTCATTTTTTTGGATATTGAAAAAATATAAGGGAAACAAACCAAATAAAATCATTGCAAAAGCAGGAATAAAAAAGATAAAAAATTTATTTAAATCAAGTGGAATACCCAATTGATATAAAAATCCAGCTACAGAAAGTTGAAAAATCCCAACAGATAAGGTAAATAAAGAATAAATTAAAAAATGCTTCTTTTTAAAAATAAAATAAAGAGTAAAACCAAGAACAATCATCACAAGTAAAATACCGGCAAAAAATGCGTATATCAATCCTTGAAAGAAATAATAAGTTTCAAAATCTTTGATATTAATTATATTCCACCTTATTTCCATAGTGCCATAAGTTTTTTGTTTTATAAATATCTCTACTTTTTGTAAAGGTTGAAGTTCAATATCAAAGTAAGAAATCCTAAAATCATTCTCTCTTTTATTATGTTCTCTTAGGTTTCCTAGTTTGTAAGTTTTTGTTATTTGATTATCTTTTACTAAAAAAACATCAATTAAATTTATTCCTGCCATTTTATTATTTATTCTTTTTTTTAAATTGTGTTTTGTGTTATTTTTTAAATCAATTTTTATCCAGACAGAACTTTTTGTTATCCCTAAATTGTATTTTTTTATAGGAATAAAATCATCTTTGTGATTCATTATCTCTTGTATATTTAAAGAGTTATTCGTATCTACAAAATACTTTTCTACAACATCTAAATCATGGGCAAAAATTGAGGTAATAAAAATAAAAAATAAAATAAATAACTTCATACTATCTTTTCAACCAATATCCCATATCTTTTACATTTTCTATAAGTTTGATATTTAGTTTTTTGTTTATATTATAAACTGAATTTATCAAAGATTTTTGATTACTTGATTCTAAAATATATAAAAGCTCATCATATTTAATAACTTGATTTTTATATCTAAAAAGATATTCGATAAGTTTTATTTCATAAGAGGTAAATTTATACTCTTTTGAGTCATCAATAAAAGTCCTTTTTAATCTATCGTAAAAAAGAGTCTCAGTAACATAGTATCTTATTAGCTCCTTTTTTTCTAAACTTTTCACAAATTTATTTAGAACATCTTTTAACTCATCCAAGCCATAAGGTTTGACAATATATTCCAAAAGATTTAAGCCAATTGCATTTTTGAGTTTAACTTTATCATCATAAGAACTTATAATCATAGCAGATATCTCATCATCTTTTTCTCTTATTATTTGCAAAAATTCATAACCATTCATAATAGGCATATCATAATCTACTATTAAAAGATGACACTCTTTTGTATTATATATCTCTAATGCTTCTTCTCCATTATGAGCTATAAATACATTCTTAAAATAATATTCCAAAGTCTTTTTGATATTTTCACAAGCTTGAATATTATCATCTACATGTAATACATTTAATTCTTTTAATATATCTAAATTATTCATGGAAAAGATTATATCATTAATAAAAATAAAAATAGATTCTAAAATTTACAAGTCTTTTACTTTCTAATGATTTTGCAATGATTTTGAGTTGCTAATATTTAGCTATTAAAAATTATTTAACAAAAAAGAAGTTTACTAAATGACAAAAAGAATATTATTTTTAACACTTTTTATAACATCACTACTGTTTTCAAAAGAAACTCTAACCTCATATGACCAAGCAGTAAAACTGTTTAATGAAAAGAGTTATGAGAAAGCTTACGAAATATTTCTTTCTTTATCAAAAAATGATTTGGAAAACCAAAATCTAAACTTCTATCTTGGAAGATGTGAATATGAACAAGGAAAATATGATATAGCAATAAGTTATTATGAAAGAATACTTTTTGCTCAACCAAATAATTTAAGAGCTCAAATAGAAATAGCCCAAAGTAATTTGATGCTAAAAAATTATACTCAAGCAATAAAAGACTTTAATGCTGTTTTAGTAAATGCAGATACTCCAGCTGATGTAAAAAAAAGTATTGAAGAAAGACTTGCATACATAAAACAAACTATGCAAAAACACTTTATAAGTGGTGCTTTAGTATTTGATTTAAGTTATGATTCAAATGTAAATAACTCAGCAACAGCAGGTGAGTACTCAGTCTTTGTACCCC
This portion of the Arcobacter nitrofigilis DSM 7299 genome encodes:
- a CDS encoding sensor histidine kinase, coding for MKLFILFFIFITSIFAHDLDVVEKYFVDTNNSLNIQEIMNHKDDFIPIKKYNLGITKSSVWIKIDLKNNTKHNLKKRINNKMAGINLIDVFLVKDNQITKTYKLGNLREHNKRENDFRISYFDIELQPLQKVEIFIKQKTYGTMEIRWNIINIKDFETYYFFQGLIYAFFAGILLVMIVLGFTLYFIFKKKHFLIYSLFTLSVGIFQLSVAGFLYQLGIPLDLNKFFIFFIPAFAMILFGLFPLYFFNIQKNEFKITQTIIKISIVLLTIFAFTQFFYRIYPDVLYFSKFYVYIIFILMLTILIFSIRMFLLKKDGSIFYLLANIVYFFFAGLYILVAFGILKYAGFLYYFISIGAIGQDMVLAIGLLYSVYVMRERNEKNIELLGEYSKLSFIGQTMVNISHQWKEPINNIYSSITYIEAAREFKDKNIDTIIDNNLEIIKETTSYLKETALGQLHFYKEEKNIEEVEFCEEINYVIRLMEKEFIKKDIKISFDCNDKIKIKIEKNYFLNVLMILFENSLKAFERRKIKSPKIRILVKEIEKKLEIIFEDNAGGVSEDFIEKIFEKDFSESSSSGIGLYLAKEIVSQKLNGQITAENKDEGLSFKIVI
- a CDS encoding two-partner secretion domain-containing protein, with product MKRLIDFSSRFRILKGGKISMVVSALLASTTISYASPSGGVVTSGTANISQSGNTTNINQSTHKATINWNKFNISKNETVNFNQPNASSITLNRVIGNERSVINGALNANGQVWILNSNGVLFGKNASINTAGLLATTAKLSDNDFNIGNYNFKNTSTNSVINLGTINISNEAYAILAGKEVTNEGSIKAVKGKIHLVGADEYSINLNGNSLLNLTVKKGILDSIVKNSGSIKADAGEIYLTTNAVNELLKGVVNNTGVIEANSMGELTGKVELFAHGGEAQVGGSISATDGFVETSGKDFTFDGANIITSNWLIDPVDITIDAALATAIQNALDTADVTITTDGSNTPDTSNTGTNSESAGEGDITVNSDITWSSAKTLTLSAANNINVNNNIKSSSTDNGAGVIFLFGQKSANGDTNTYSIKDGVAVNAKSVQWRKGSDKTSLRYAIVDGAVFLGNNYIELGINKNGGFGTVDSTGTKAIPTPSLFFGRQAGNGIGMVGDADGFNSGKDLRIDYFLPGTPYEGFSVSYDGKSEQKWNYTANGTTTIELLGIDSDGLIQAKTTSKLGDLEIEQTISLDLDSRKFNNKVSLSNTGTSDISNVVFTRSVDPDNTQDMGGDYATINKIEKLISAGDSVTAVSATSIKGDAYEKSAGNQTKIIYSTSNSAVKVGYGKAFFDGTIAGMTSSSNALSNGDTKTADEGIGLIYSIPTLVKGTTSSFNYLTYLTNQNIFGTPTATETPTNNNEIQKVITTISNKNLIKFDTPKAFNLNLASPNSNVALNTNIKPTTQVSLSELKKDNSGDIRVPLSSNSIIDLVNGGVKLPEGVEQLFYVENEAK
- a CDS encoding response regulator transcription factor, with protein sequence MNNLDILKELNVLHVDDNIQACENIKKTLEYYFKNVFIAHNGEEALEIYNTKECHLLIVDYDMPIMNGYEFLQIIREKDDEISAMIISSYDDKVKLKNAIGLNLLEYIVKPYGLDELKDVLNKFVKSLEKKELIRYYVTETLFYDRLKRTFIDDSKEYKFTSYEIKLIEYLFRYKNQVIKYDELLYILESSNQKSLINSVYNINKKLNIKLIENVKDMGYWLKR
- a CDS encoding ShlB/FhaC/HecB family hemolysin secretion/activation protein, whose product is MKRITKLIILSLITASSLFAATPNIGDAVKQIQVPKEVKQKKTPLVEIGGVKKYAPIMKDDKSGKTIFVKSFKIEGAIHLKESTLQNLISSYMGKNLNFNQLQEVTSIVTKYYRSKKYFVARAYLPVQDINKNNGVITITIIEGNYGKFNLKNNSLVKDSIVQGMLDDAKRDNIVSTNTLERAMLIINDTPGVKVTSADVMPGADVGTSDFSITTEKTKRFDGYILADNYGSRYTGKNRIMAGVNINSPFKIGDKISLSGLLSNKTDLKNGRVAYSAPLMSNGLRGELSYSKTTYALGDKYSSLDAKGNSTALDATFTYPIIRTRLENLNASLNIAKKNLKDEINAQDDTTKKDVKSLSLGLDYDKSYLAFNLPSTSKVSFNYTYGKLSFDDASKESDDKAGANTNGNYSKINLDLSNSIDLTNKLSLNTSLNLQYALAHKNLDGSEDLSIGGAYGVKLYPDSEVSAENGYVFNIEAKYRLPDINALTNTVGIFYDRGRAFMANNNVGFEAKSLQDVGVGYYASYKDFFGQVQVAWNANSAPVTSEPNRNSRILFQGGWVF